A window of the Sphingobium sp. CAP-1 genome harbors these coding sequences:
- a CDS encoding prephenate/arogenate dehydrogenase family protein, which yields MLPFARVTIIGLGLIGSSLARAIRAEMPTVRVIGHDADPAVRDTARRINLCDDISDTAGASVTDADLVILCVPVRAMGVAAAQIADDLPADAIVSDVGSCKADVLAQLNAALPGRTIIPAHPVAGTENSGPEAGFATLFKGRWSIVTPPADADPAAVERVVELWRRVGADVEVMDPAHHDMVLAVTSHLPHLIAYTIVGTASDLEDVTQSEVIKYSAGGFRDFTRIAASDPTMWRDVFLANKDAVLEMLQRFSEDLSALQRAIRWNDGDALFNLFTRTRAIRRSIIEQGQDDAKPDFGRSH from the coding sequence ATGCTCCCCTTCGCCCGCGTCACCATCATCGGCCTGGGGCTGATCGGTTCCTCGCTGGCCCGCGCGATCCGGGCGGAGATGCCGACCGTGCGCGTCATCGGCCATGACGCCGATCCGGCGGTGCGCGACACCGCCCGGCGCATCAACCTGTGCGACGACATCAGCGACACGGCGGGCGCATCCGTGACCGACGCCGATCTGGTGATCCTGTGCGTGCCGGTGCGGGCGATGGGCGTGGCGGCGGCGCAGATCGCCGACGATCTGCCGGCCGACGCCATCGTCAGCGATGTCGGATCGTGCAAGGCGGACGTGCTGGCACAGCTCAACGCCGCGCTGCCCGGCCGCACCATCATCCCGGCGCATCCGGTGGCGGGAACCGAAAATAGCGGGCCGGAAGCCGGCTTCGCCACCCTGTTCAAGGGCCGCTGGTCGATCGTGACTCCGCCCGCCGACGCCGATCCCGCCGCCGTCGAGCGCGTGGTCGAGCTATGGCGGCGCGTCGGCGCGGACGTGGAAGTGATGGACCCGGCGCATCATGACATGGTGCTGGCGGTGACGAGCCATTTGCCGCACCTGATCGCCTACACCATCGTCGGCACCGCCAGCGACCTGGAGGATGTGACCCAGAGCGAGGTCATCAAATATTCGGCCGGCGGTTTTCGCGACTTCACCCGCATCGCGGCGTCGGACCCGACCATGTGGCGCGACGTGTTCCTGGCGAACAAGGATGCGGTGCTGGAGATGCTCCAGCGCTTCTCGGAGGATCTGTCGGCGCTCCAGCGGGCGATCCGCTGGAATGACGGCGACGCCCTGTTCAACCTCTTCACCCGCACCCGCGCGATCCGCCGGTCGATCATCGAACAGGGTCAGGACGACGCCAAGCCCGACTTCGGCCGGTCGCATTAG
- the hisC gene encoding histidinol-phosphate transaminase, with amino-acid sequence MTQTSDTAAAKPAPKDWILGIHAYVPGKSAADDGRPLIKLSANENPLGTGKAARDAFLAATADMATYPDPGAAKLREAIGAAHGLDPARIIYGTGSDELLHIAASAYAGPGDEVLYVRYGFSVYDIAARRVGATPVEAPDKDYATDVDALLAAVTGKTKVVFLANPNNPTGTMTSRAEIARLHAGLRPDILLVLDQAYAEYLDRQEDDGGLELAKTASNLFVTRTFSKIYGLAAERIGWGYASAEVIDILHRIRAPFNVTTAGQAAAVAAIGDTDWVDASRAHNAQWRAWLAGEVASLSNHGLRAVPSKTNFLLILFDGKLTAEAAMKGLWDEGFATRWLPGQGLPNGLRITIGTEAQTRAVAAKLRAMAEAA; translated from the coding sequence ATGACACAGACCTCTGATACCGCCGCCGCAAAGCCCGCGCCCAAGGACTGGATATTGGGCATTCACGCCTATGTGCCGGGCAAGTCGGCCGCCGATGACGGCCGCCCCCTCATCAAGCTCTCCGCCAACGAAAATCCGCTCGGCACCGGCAAGGCCGCGCGCGACGCCTTTCTGGCGGCGACCGCCGACATGGCGACCTATCCCGATCCCGGCGCGGCCAAACTGCGTGAGGCGATCGGTGCGGCCCACGGCCTCGATCCCGCACGGATCATCTATGGTACCGGATCGGACGAACTGCTGCACATCGCCGCTTCCGCCTATGCCGGGCCGGGCGACGAAGTGCTGTATGTCCGTTACGGCTTTTCGGTCTATGACATTGCCGCGCGGCGCGTCGGCGCGACCCCGGTGGAGGCGCCGGACAAGGACTATGCGACCGATGTGGACGCGCTGCTCGCCGCCGTGACCGGGAAAACCAAGGTCGTCTTTCTGGCCAATCCCAACAATCCGACCGGCACCATGACCAGCCGCGCGGAGATTGCGCGCCTCCATGCCGGGCTGCGCCCCGACATCCTTTTGGTGCTGGATCAGGCCTATGCCGAATATCTGGACCGGCAAGAGGATGATGGCGGCCTTGAACTGGCAAAAACCGCCTCAAACCTGTTCGTCACCCGCACCTTCTCCAAGATATACGGCCTCGCCGCCGAACGGATCGGCTGGGGCTATGCCAGTGCGGAGGTGATCGACATTCTCCACCGCATCCGCGCGCCGTTCAACGTAACGACGGCAGGGCAGGCGGCGGCGGTCGCGGCGATCGGCGACACCGACTGGGTCGACGCCAGCCGCGCGCACAATGCGCAATGGCGCGCATGGCTGGCGGGCGAGGTCGCCTCCCTCTCCAACCACGGCCTGCGCGCGGTGCCGAGCAAGACCAACTTCCTGCTGATCCTGTTCGACGGCAAGCTAACCGCCGAAGCGGCCATGAAGGGGCTGTGGGACGAAGGCTTCGCCACCCGCTGGCTGCCGGGTCAGGGGCTGCCCAACGGCCTGCGCATCACCATCGGCACCGAAGCGCAAACCCGCGCCGTGGCGGCCAAGCTGCGCGCCATGGCGGAGGCCGCCTGA
- a CDS encoding 2-hydroxyacid dehydrogenase has translation MDGMTHAERPPIVAYGPLYPYLTDALASRFTVHAVAADADLSALPSQVREARALVSFGSVGAPAAIMDALPKLEMIGLFSVGYDKVDVDHARASGIRVTNTPDVLTDDVADLAVGLLYATVRNIAANDRMVRAGDWARGVKPALSGRVTGSRIGILGLGRIGRAIARRLEPVAGEILYHNRREAADAPWRYIADPIDFARQSDVLIVATSGGPEAAKLVDAAMLDALGPQGVLVNISRGGVIDEPALVAALADRRIAGAGLDVFVNEPDVPDALLTMDHVVLQPHQGSATIHSRKAMADLVLANLDAHFAGKALITPVV, from the coding sequence ATGGACGGCATGACCCATGCAGAACGCCCGCCGATCGTCGCCTATGGCCCCCTCTACCCCTATCTCACCGATGCACTGGCCAGCCGCTTCACCGTCCATGCCGTAGCGGCCGATGCCGATCTTTCCGCCCTGCCTTCACAGGTGCGCGAAGCCCGTGCGCTGGTCAGCTTCGGATCGGTCGGCGCGCCCGCCGCGATCATGGACGCGCTGCCGAAGCTGGAAATGATCGGGCTGTTCTCGGTCGGCTATGACAAGGTCGATGTCGATCATGCCCGCGCCAGCGGCATCCGCGTCACCAACACGCCCGACGTGCTGACCGACGATGTCGCCGATCTGGCCGTCGGCCTGCTCTATGCCACGGTGCGCAACATCGCCGCCAACGACCGGATGGTCCGCGCGGGCGACTGGGCGCGGGGCGTGAAGCCCGCTCTGTCCGGCCGGGTGACGGGGTCGCGCATCGGCATATTGGGTCTCGGCCGGATCGGCCGGGCGATCGCGAGGCGGCTGGAGCCAGTGGCGGGTGAAATCCTCTATCACAACCGGCGGGAAGCGGCCGATGCGCCCTGGCGCTACATCGCCGACCCGATCGATTTCGCGCGCCAGAGCGATGTGCTGATCGTCGCCACATCGGGCGGGCCGGAAGCGGCGAAGCTGGTCGACGCCGCCATGCTCGATGCGCTGGGACCACAGGGCGTCCTCGTCAACATCAGCCGGGGCGGCGTGATCGACGAACCGGCGCTGGTCGCCGCGCTGGCGGACCGGCGCATCGCCGGCGCGGGCCTCGACGTGTTCGTGAACGAACCCGATGTGCCGGATGCGCTGCTCACCATGGATCATGTCGTGCTGCAACCCCATCAGGGCAGCGCCACCATCCACAGCCGCAAGGCGATGGCCGACCTCGTCCTCGCCAATCTCGACGCGCATTTCGCGGGCAAGGCGCTGATTACGCCGGTGGTGTAG
- the metX gene encoding homoserine O-acetyltransferase MetX encodes MASVPLSQDSRFGLRRQARLTVPLSLSSGASLGPVDIAYETYGQMNADKSNVILICHALTGDQYVASDHPVTGKPGWWWRLVGEGRPVDPARHFIVCSNVIGSCMGSSGPASIDPATGDPYAMRFPVLTIADMVRAQAALLDHLGVDRLAAVIGGSMGGMQALTWPTLFPDRVESCVVIASTARHSAQNIAFHEVGRQAIMADPHWRGGDYYADGQVPSAGLAVARMAAHITYLSEAGLTEKFGRRLQGRDAKTFGFDADFQVESYLRHQGLSFVERFDANSYLYITRAMDYYDIAEDHGGSLARAFAATSARFCLVSFDTDWLYPTAESRIIVHALNAGGAQASFVELSSPFGHDAFLLECPELNRVVDGFLRGGRA; translated from the coding sequence ATGGCCAGCGTCCCGCTCTCACAAGACAGCCGTTTCGGCCTGCGCCGGCAGGCTCGCCTGACCGTGCCGCTCAGCCTGTCGAGCGGGGCCAGCCTCGGCCCGGTCGACATCGCCTATGAAACCTACGGGCAGATGAATGCGGACAAGTCCAACGTCATCCTGATCTGCCATGCGCTGACCGGCGACCAATATGTTGCGTCGGACCATCCCGTCACCGGCAAGCCGGGCTGGTGGTGGCGGCTGGTGGGTGAGGGCAGGCCGGTCGATCCGGCGCGCCATTTTATCGTCTGTTCCAATGTCATCGGCAGTTGCATGGGGTCGTCCGGCCCGGCCAGTATCGATCCCGCGACCGGCGATCCTTACGCCATGCGCTTTCCGGTGCTGACCATCGCCGACATGGTGCGGGCGCAGGCGGCGCTGCTCGACCATCTGGGCGTGGATCGGCTGGCGGCGGTGATCGGCGGGTCGATGGGCGGGATGCAGGCGCTGACCTGGCCGACCCTGTTCCCCGATCGGGTCGAAAGCTGCGTCGTCATTGCGTCGACCGCGCGGCACAGCGCGCAGAATATCGCCTTTCACGAGGTGGGCCGCCAAGCGATCATGGCCGATCCGCACTGGCGCGGCGGCGACTATTATGCCGATGGGCAGGTGCCGAGCGCGGGCCTCGCCGTGGCGCGGATGGCGGCGCACATCACCTATCTGTCCGAAGCCGGGCTGACCGAGAAATTCGGGCGGCGCTTGCAGGGGCGGGACGCCAAGACGTTCGGCTTCGACGCGGATTTCCAGGTGGAAAGCTATCTGCGCCATCAGGGGCTGAGCTTTGTCGAGCGGTTCGATGCGAACAGCTATCTCTACATCACCCGCGCGATGGATTATTATGACATTGCGGAGGATCATGGCGGATCGCTCGCCCGCGCCTTCGCGGCGACCAGCGCACGCTTTTGTCTGGTGAGTTTCGATACCGACTGGCTTTATCCGACGGCGGAATCGCGGATCATCGTCCATGCGCTCAACGCCGGGGGGGCGCAGGCCAGTTTCGTGGAACTGTCCAGCCCGTTCGGCCATGACGCCTTCCTGCTGGAATGCCCGGAACTCAACCGGGTGGTGGACGGATTTCTGCGGGGTGGCCGGGCATGA
- the metW gene encoding methionine biosynthesis protein MetW — MSEMLRPDLALIARTVRQGARVLDVGCGDGALMAALRDNAGVDARGLEIDGSNVAAAVGRGLSVVQGDADTDLGYYPDASFDYAILSQTLQTTRHPDKVVEELLRIAAQAFVSFPNFAHWRGRLSLLWGGRMPVTRLLPDTWYDTLNIHHVTVDDFRALVKERGWTIDGQWFLKGDRETTHANANLFAEHAVFLLRK; from the coding sequence ATGAGCGAGATGCTGCGGCCCGACCTTGCCCTGATCGCGCGCACGGTGCGGCAGGGCGCGCGCGTGCTGGACGTGGGCTGCGGCGACGGCGCGCTGATGGCGGCGCTGCGCGACAATGCGGGCGTGGATGCGCGCGGGCTGGAGATTGACGGGTCGAACGTCGCGGCGGCGGTGGGGCGCGGCCTGTCGGTGGTGCAGGGTGATGCCGACACCGATCTTGGCTATTATCCCGACGCCAGTTTCGACTATGCGATATTGAGCCAGACGCTTCAGACCACGCGGCATCCCGACAAGGTGGTCGAGGAATTGCTGCGGATCGCCGCCCAGGCTTTCGTATCCTTCCCCAATTTCGCCCATTGGCGGGGCCGTTTGTCGCTGTTGTGGGGCGGGCGGATGCCGGTGACGCGGCTGTTGCCCGACACATGGTATGACACGCTCAACATTCACCATGTCACGGTCGATGATTTCCGCGCGCTGGTGAAGGAGCGCGGCTGGACGATCGACGGGCAATGGTTTCTGAAGGGCGACCGGGAGACTACCCACGCCAACGCCAACCTGTTCGCCGAACATGCGGTGTTCTTGCTGCGGAAATAG
- a CDS encoding CHASE3 domain-containing protein produces the protein MPALRPERSIIVLLLALLVVMTAVGGTFWLYRGQQAEIAWVNHTLRVENRLSTLLSQMQAAESGQRGYMLTRQADFLDPYAEFRDHWQEELRGLRAEMRDSPEQVRAVETLHDMIARRLALMQGGIDRRRAGQIIGPETFSPGLAMMARVRAHVTHMKAREEQLLRARSIAAGRLSTMITAGLALSATLVILLGLMALRTARRRVIEAVESREALSAANARLIAEAEQREAAQAQLRQAQKMESIGQLTGGIAHDFNNMLAIVIGSLDIARRRLGEDGDPRVVKGIDNATEGAQRAAQLTARLLAFSRQQPLDPQPTNVNKLVGGMSELLRRTIGEDVRVESVLAGGLWRASIDANQLESAILNLCVNARDAMPDGGRLTIETANAHLDDGYAATHADVAPGQYILLSVTDTGTGMPPHVVDRAFDPFFTTKGVGKGTGLGLSQVFGFVKQSRGHVKIYSEPDEGTAIKIYLPRHYGAIPAQGYAAPAADSLPRAQGEEIILVVEDEDRVRHMSVDSLRKLGYTVVQASDGEQALEMLAIQPRIDLLFTDIVMPGINGRQLADRATSDRPDLKILYTTGYTRNAIVHNGMLAPGVACLAKPFTFDQLASKVRQVLDGEASIPA, from the coding sequence ATGCCCGCGCTGCGCCCTGAACGGTCGATCATCGTCCTGCTGCTGGCGCTGCTCGTCGTCATGACGGCGGTTGGCGGCACTTTCTGGCTCTATCGCGGCCAGCAGGCGGAAATCGCCTGGGTCAATCATACGCTGCGGGTGGAAAACCGGCTGTCGACGCTCTTGTCCCAGATGCAGGCGGCCGAAAGCGGCCAGCGCGGCTATATGCTGACACGACAGGCTGATTTCCTCGATCCCTATGCGGAATTTCGCGACCATTGGCAGGAGGAATTGCGCGGGCTGCGCGCCGAGATGCGCGACAGTCCCGAACAGGTGCGCGCGGTCGAAACGCTGCACGACATGATCGCCCGGCGGCTCGCCCTGATGCAGGGCGGCATCGACCGCCGCCGCGCCGGCCAGATCATTGGCCCCGAAACCTTCTCCCCCGGCCTGGCGATGATGGCCCGCGTGCGCGCCCATGTCACCCATATGAAGGCGCGCGAGGAACAGTTGCTGCGCGCCCGCTCGATCGCGGCCGGGCGGCTCAGCACCATGATTACCGCCGGCCTGGCGCTCAGCGCCACGCTCGTCATCCTGCTGGGACTGATGGCGCTGCGCACGGCCCGGCGCCGGGTCATCGAAGCGGTCGAAAGCCGCGAGGCGCTGAGCGCCGCCAATGCCCGTCTGATCGCCGAAGCGGAGCAGCGCGAAGCCGCGCAGGCGCAATTGCGCCAGGCACAAAAGATGGAATCGATCGGCCAGCTCACCGGTGGCATCGCCCATGATTTCAACAATATGCTGGCCATCGTCATCGGTTCGCTCGACATTGCGCGGCGGCGGCTGGGCGAAGATGGCGACCCACGCGTCGTCAAGGGCATCGACAATGCGACCGAGGGCGCGCAGCGCGCCGCCCAGCTTACCGCGCGGCTGCTCGCCTTCTCGCGCCAGCAGCCGCTCGACCCGCAACCGACCAACGTCAACAAGCTGGTCGGCGGCATGTCCGAACTGCTGCGCCGCACCATCGGGGAGGATGTGCGCGTCGAATCGGTGCTGGCCGGCGGCCTGTGGCGCGCCAGCATCGACGCCAACCAGTTGGAAAGCGCGATCCTGAACCTGTGCGTCAATGCCCGCGACGCCATGCCCGACGGTGGCAGGCTGACGATCGAAACGGCGAATGCGCATCTGGACGACGGCTATGCCGCCACCCATGCCGATGTCGCGCCGGGCCAATATATCCTCCTGTCGGTGACAGACACCGGCACCGGAATGCCGCCGCATGTGGTCGATCGGGCCTTCGATCCCTTCTTCACCACCAAGGGCGTGGGCAAGGGCACGGGGCTGGGCCTCAGCCAGGTATTCGGCTTCGTCAAACAGTCGCGGGGCCATGTGAAAATCTATTCGGAGCCGGACGAAGGGACGGCCATCAAAATCTATCTGCCGCGCCACTATGGCGCCATCCCCGCGCAAGGCTATGCCGCGCCCGCCGCCGACAGCCTGCCCCGCGCCCAGGGCGAGGAGATCATCCTGGTGGTCGAGGATGAGGACCGGGTGCGCCACATGTCGGTCGATTCTCTGCGGAAACTGGGCTATACCGTGGTGCAGGCGTCGGACGGGGAACAAGCGCTGGAAATGCTGGCGATCCAGCCGCGCATCGACTTGCTGTTCACCGACATCGTCATGCCCGGCATCAACGGCCGCCAGTTGGCCGATCGCGCCACCAGCGACCGGCCCGACCTGAAAATCCTCTACACCACCGGCTACACCCGCAACGCGATCGTCCATAACGGAATGCTGGCCCCCGGCGTCGCCTGCCTCGCCAAACCCTTCACCTTCGACCAGTTGGCGTCCAAAGTGCGGCAGGTGCTGGACGGGGAAGCAAGCATCCCGGCCTGA
- a CDS encoding TetR/AcrR family transcriptional regulator yields MTGDTAAKDDKTPRTARGERTRSALLAAAAQEFGEKGFHEGSISGITRRAGCALGSFYTYFDTKDDIFRALVNDMSGQVRDYVSPRIADARDGIDAERIGLLSFLEFARAHKEIYRIIDEAEFVDQAAYRAHYENTATRMAARLARAAERGDIRPDVDEVHAWAIMGMNVFLGLRYGVWDDSRPAEEIAAIANALIEKGIGKRG; encoded by the coding sequence ATGACCGGCGACACCGCAGCGAAGGACGACAAGACGCCCCGCACCGCGCGCGGCGAGCGCACCCGCAGCGCGCTGCTGGCCGCCGCCGCGCAGGAGTTCGGCGAAAAGGGATTTCACGAAGGATCGATCAGCGGCATCACCCGCCGGGCGGGCTGCGCGCTGGGCAGTTTCTATACCTATTTCGATACCAAGGACGATATTTTCCGCGCGCTGGTGAACGACATGTCGGGCCAGGTCCGCGACTATGTCTCACCCCGGATCGCAGATGCGCGCGACGGCATCGACGCCGAACGGATCGGCCTGCTGAGCTTTCTGGAATTCGCCCGCGCCCACAAGGAAATCTACCGCATCATCGACGAAGCCGAGTTCGTCGACCAGGCCGCCTATCGCGCCCATTATGAAAATACCGCGACCCGCATGGCCGCCCGCCTTGCCCGTGCGGCGGAGCGCGGCGACATCCGGCCCGACGTGGATGAGGTTCATGCCTGGGCGATCATGGGCATGAACGTGTTTCTGGGCCTGCGCTATGGCGTGTGGGACGACAGCCGCCCGGCCGAGGAAATCGCCGCCATCGCCAACGCCCTGATCGAAAAGGGAATCGGCAAGCGGGGATAG